The following coding sequences lie in one Carcharodon carcharias isolate sCarCar2 chromosome 5, sCarCar2.pri, whole genome shotgun sequence genomic window:
- the e2f6 gene encoding transcription factor E2F6 isoform X5: protein MEEHCSRAVTTPSHTKKPRFDVSLVRLTQQFMELVKAAPDGVLDMNDVARVLGVRKRRVYDITNVLDGIRLVRKKSKNLIEWIGKNPEERLGYEAQSRKLRKELADLTTVENSLDELIKDCANQLFTLTEDKENARLAYVTYQDIDNLQAFEEQIVIAIKAPQETKLEVPIPKKETIQVHIKSTEGPIDVFVCDVKNLDEPLKKVTDSKASENKETSAATVPAGVSGD, encoded by the exons ATGGAGGAACATTGCAGCCGGGCAGTCACAACACCAAGCCACA CAAAAAAGCCACGTTTTGATGTCTCCCTAGTACGCCTAACACAACAATTTATGGAACTTGTTAAAGCAGCTCCTGATGGTGTTCTTGACATGAACGATGTTGCAAGAGTGCTTGGGGTGCGAAAGAGAAGGGTTTATGATATCACCAATGTACTGGATGGGATTCGCCTTGTGAGAAAAAAATCCAAAAACTTAATTGAGTGGAT AGGCAAGAATCCAGAGGAAAGACTAGGATATGAGGCTCAGTCTCGAAAACTGAGAAAAGAACTGGCAGACTTGACAACAGTAGAGAATTCATTAGATGAATTAATCAAAGACTGTGCTAATCAGTTATTCACATTAACGGAAGACAAAGAAAATGCAAG ACTAGCATATGTAACTTACCAGGACATAGACAACTTGCAAGCCTTCGAAGAACAGATTGTGATTGCAATCAAAGCTCCCCAAGAAACCAAATTGGAAGTACCTATTCCTAAAAAA GAAACTATCCAAGTTCATATAAAAAGTACTGAAGGGCCAATTGATGTCTTTGTCTGCGATGTGAAAAACCTGGACGAACCTCTTAAGAAGGTTACAGACAGCAAAGCCAGTGAAAATAAAGAGACCTCTGCAGCTACAG TTCCAGCAGGAGTCAGTGGTGATTAG
- the e2f6 gene encoding transcription factor E2F6 isoform X3: MEEHCSRAVTTPSHTKKPRFDVSLVRLTQQFMELVKAAPDGVLDMNDVARVLGVRKRRVYDITNVLDGIRLVRKKSKNLIEWIGKNPEERLGYEAQSRKLRKELADLTTVENSLDELIKDCANQLFTLTEDKENARLAYVTYQDIDNLQAFEEQIVIAIKAPQETKLEVPIPKKETIQVHIKSTEGPIDVFVCDVKNLDEPLKKVTDSKASENKETSAATGDIVALPPDKVRSKFPMVIPEILFVSC; the protein is encoded by the exons ATGGAGGAACATTGCAGCCGGGCAGTCACAACACCAAGCCACA CAAAAAAGCCACGTTTTGATGTCTCCCTAGTACGCCTAACACAACAATTTATGGAACTTGTTAAAGCAGCTCCTGATGGTGTTCTTGACATGAACGATGTTGCAAGAGTGCTTGGGGTGCGAAAGAGAAGGGTTTATGATATCACCAATGTACTGGATGGGATTCGCCTTGTGAGAAAAAAATCCAAAAACTTAATTGAGTGGAT AGGCAAGAATCCAGAGGAAAGACTAGGATATGAGGCTCAGTCTCGAAAACTGAGAAAAGAACTGGCAGACTTGACAACAGTAGAGAATTCATTAGATGAATTAATCAAAGACTGTGCTAATCAGTTATTCACATTAACGGAAGACAAAGAAAATGCAAG ACTAGCATATGTAACTTACCAGGACATAGACAACTTGCAAGCCTTCGAAGAACAGATTGTGATTGCAATCAAAGCTCCCCAAGAAACCAAATTGGAAGTACCTATTCCTAAAAAA GAAACTATCCAAGTTCATATAAAAAGTACTGAAGGGCCAATTGATGTCTTTGTCTGCGATGTGAAAAACCTGGACGAACCTCTTAAGAAGGTTACAGACAGCAAAGCCAGTGAAAATAAAGAGACCTCTGCAGCTACAGGTGACATAGTAGCATTGCCACCTGATAAAG TGAGGTCCAAATTTCCAATGGTCATTCCAGAAATTCTGTTTGTCAGCTGTTAG
- the e2f6 gene encoding transcription factor E2F6 isoform X6 — protein MEEHCSRAVTTPSHTKKPRFDVSLVRLTQQFMELVKAAPDGVLDMNDVARVLGVRKRRVYDITNVLDGIRLVRKKSKNLIEWIGKNPEERLGYEAQSRKLRKELADLTTVENSLDELIKDCANQLFTLTEDKENARLAYVTYQDIDNLQAFEEQIVIAIKAPQETKLEVPIPKKETIQVHIKSTEGPIDVFVCDVKNLDEPLKKVTDSKASENKETSAATGKSLAVVC, from the exons ATGGAGGAACATTGCAGCCGGGCAGTCACAACACCAAGCCACA CAAAAAAGCCACGTTTTGATGTCTCCCTAGTACGCCTAACACAACAATTTATGGAACTTGTTAAAGCAGCTCCTGATGGTGTTCTTGACATGAACGATGTTGCAAGAGTGCTTGGGGTGCGAAAGAGAAGGGTTTATGATATCACCAATGTACTGGATGGGATTCGCCTTGTGAGAAAAAAATCCAAAAACTTAATTGAGTGGAT AGGCAAGAATCCAGAGGAAAGACTAGGATATGAGGCTCAGTCTCGAAAACTGAGAAAAGAACTGGCAGACTTGACAACAGTAGAGAATTCATTAGATGAATTAATCAAAGACTGTGCTAATCAGTTATTCACATTAACGGAAGACAAAGAAAATGCAAG ACTAGCATATGTAACTTACCAGGACATAGACAACTTGCAAGCCTTCGAAGAACAGATTGTGATTGCAATCAAAGCTCCCCAAGAAACCAAATTGGAAGTACCTATTCCTAAAAAA GAAACTATCCAAGTTCATATAAAAAGTACTGAAGGGCCAATTGATGTCTTTGTCTGCGATGTGAAAAACCTGGACGAACCTCTTAAGAAGGTTACAGACAGCAAAGCCAGTGAAAATAAAGAGACCTCTGCAGCTACAG GCAAATCCTTGGCtgttgtctgctga
- the e2f6 gene encoding transcription factor E2F6 isoform X4, with translation MEEHCSRAVTTPSHTKKPRFDVSLVRLTQQFMELVKAAPDGVLDMNDVARVLGVRKRRVYDITNVLDGIRLVRKKSKNLIEWIGKNPEERLGYEAQSRKLRKELADLTTVENSLDELIKDCANQLFTLTEDKENARLAYVTYQDIDNLQAFEEQIVIAIKAPQETKLEVPIPKKETIQVHIKSTEGPIDVFVCDVKNLDEPLKKVTDSKASENKETSAATVRSKFPMVIPEILFVSC, from the exons ATGGAGGAACATTGCAGCCGGGCAGTCACAACACCAAGCCACA CAAAAAAGCCACGTTTTGATGTCTCCCTAGTACGCCTAACACAACAATTTATGGAACTTGTTAAAGCAGCTCCTGATGGTGTTCTTGACATGAACGATGTTGCAAGAGTGCTTGGGGTGCGAAAGAGAAGGGTTTATGATATCACCAATGTACTGGATGGGATTCGCCTTGTGAGAAAAAAATCCAAAAACTTAATTGAGTGGAT AGGCAAGAATCCAGAGGAAAGACTAGGATATGAGGCTCAGTCTCGAAAACTGAGAAAAGAACTGGCAGACTTGACAACAGTAGAGAATTCATTAGATGAATTAATCAAAGACTGTGCTAATCAGTTATTCACATTAACGGAAGACAAAGAAAATGCAAG ACTAGCATATGTAACTTACCAGGACATAGACAACTTGCAAGCCTTCGAAGAACAGATTGTGATTGCAATCAAAGCTCCCCAAGAAACCAAATTGGAAGTACCTATTCCTAAAAAA GAAACTATCCAAGTTCATATAAAAAGTACTGAAGGGCCAATTGATGTCTTTGTCTGCGATGTGAAAAACCTGGACGAACCTCTTAAGAAGGTTACAGACAGCAAAGCCAGTGAAAATAAAGAGACCTCTGCAGCTACAG TGAGGTCCAAATTTCCAATGGTCATTCCAGAAATTCTGTTTGTCAGCTGTTAG
- the e2f6 gene encoding transcription factor E2F6 isoform X2, producing the protein MEEHCSRAVTTPSHTKKPRFDVSLVRLTQQFMELVKAAPDGVLDMNDVARVLGVRKRRVYDITNVLDGIRLVRKKSKNLIEWIGKNPEERLGYEAQSRKLRKELADLTTVENSLDELIKDCANQLFTLTEDKENARLAYVTYQDIDNLQAFEEQIVIAIKAPQETKLEVPIPKKETIQVHIKSTEGPIDVFVCDVKNLDEPLKKVTDSKASENKETSAATEFRSLQQVNRRRDIMVPPGTRRPSRTILRRE; encoded by the exons ATGGAGGAACATTGCAGCCGGGCAGTCACAACACCAAGCCACA CAAAAAAGCCACGTTTTGATGTCTCCCTAGTACGCCTAACACAACAATTTATGGAACTTGTTAAAGCAGCTCCTGATGGTGTTCTTGACATGAACGATGTTGCAAGAGTGCTTGGGGTGCGAAAGAGAAGGGTTTATGATATCACCAATGTACTGGATGGGATTCGCCTTGTGAGAAAAAAATCCAAAAACTTAATTGAGTGGAT AGGCAAGAATCCAGAGGAAAGACTAGGATATGAGGCTCAGTCTCGAAAACTGAGAAAAGAACTGGCAGACTTGACAACAGTAGAGAATTCATTAGATGAATTAATCAAAGACTGTGCTAATCAGTTATTCACATTAACGGAAGACAAAGAAAATGCAAG ACTAGCATATGTAACTTACCAGGACATAGACAACTTGCAAGCCTTCGAAGAACAGATTGTGATTGCAATCAAAGCTCCCCAAGAAACCAAATTGGAAGTACCTATTCCTAAAAAA GAAACTATCCAAGTTCATATAAAAAGTACTGAAGGGCCAATTGATGTCTTTGTCTGCGATGTGAAAAACCTGGACGAACCTCTTAAGAAGGTTACAGACAGCAAAGCCAGTGAAAATAAAGAGACCTCTGCAGCTACAG aattcagaagtctgCAGCAGGTGAACAGGAGGAGAGACATCATGGTCCCACCGGGGACCAGGAGACCCTCAAGGACAATCCTCAGAAGGGAATGA